CTCATAAAATAGAACGGGATTATCATCTCTGATAGCCGATTTTAGCAGACCCTTAGCTTCAAGAGGAGTAGAGGGACAAACGATTTTTATTCCCGGCGTCCGATAAAACCACGCTTCGGTATTTTGTGAATGATATGGACCTGCTTGTCGCAATCCGCCCCAGGGCATTCTTATTGTAAGAGGAACTTTGTGTCCCCATCTATAAAATATTTTTGCGGCGTTGTTCACGAGCTGATTAAATCCACTGGCGATAAAATCGTTAAATTGAATTTCGGCAATCGGGCGCTTACCGGACAGCGCCGCACCTACCGATGCTCCGATAATAGCGGATTCGGATAGCGGAGTGTTTATCATTCGATCGCCAAACTCGCCTAATAGGGATTTGAGAATCAGGAATGCATTACCATATTTGCCGCCAACATCTTCGCCGATGATAAATGTATCACTATCCCTTGTCATTTCTTCCTTTAACGCTTCTACGATAGCCTCCCAAAATGTTTTACCGGAAGAAGAGGGAACAAAATCCACATCACTGCCTGAATGCCAATCAAAGTCGAGATTCCGGATTATATTATTTCTATTCTTTAAAGGCTCTGAGTGAGTCTCAGCAGCTTCGGAAAAGAAAGGAGATGCGCCGGCATCCTCGGGAGGTGGCCATGGCGCTTCGATAACATTTTCGGCTGCCGCCTCAATTTCCGCCGAAACTTCCTCAATAATTTGGCTATTGGTAACATCATCAAGAATACCTTCTTTGTATAATTTGGTTTTATAGAATTTTATTGGGTCTTTTGTTTTCCAAAAGTCATATTTTTCTTTATCTATATAGCCGTTTTCGCCAATATCAGGATATTCCAAATATTGGTCAGGCTCAACTCCGAAGTATAACATATCATCGTGATGGGCATGACCCGCGACTCGAAAGCAGATAAGTTCTACCAAGCGCGGTCCTTCTCCCCGCCGGCATGCATCTGCCGCCTCAGTTACGGCTGCGAATACTGCTTCCGGGTCGGTTCCGTCCACCGTAATCGCCTGCATTCCATAGCCCTTTGCTTTTTCTGATAGCTGTTGTGAAGAAAACTGTTCGTTCGCAGGCGTAGATAATGCCGTGTAATTATTTTGGACGATAAAGACTACGGGAAGTTTTTTAACTGCGGCAAAGTTAGCCGATTCATGCCACTCTCCTGAAGATAAAGCCCCTTCGCCGTTGCAGGTTATGACAACTCTGTCCGACCCCGAAAGTGCCATAGCGAGTCCAACGGCAGTGGACACGCTTATCCCTATCGGTGCGGAGGGAGGAAGGATTCCTTTGTTGAAATCTCCGATATGAAAATCTTTTCCGTATGTTGGTATAGCTTCCTTCCCCATTTGAGTCGCCATAACGTCAAAAGGTTTCTGCCCCATACACAATGCTATTCCAAGATCACGAATCATTGGAGTAACGTAGTCTCCTTCATATGGTTCACTAACAGAAGATGAATCTTCATTTTTATTCTGACGACGTTTAAGTCGGATCGCCGCAGCATAAATTGCTTCCTGTCCCATTGAACGAAATCCCTTTCCCTGAAATTGCGAACCATCAGGCGCCGTGATTTCGCCTGAAATGAAGAATTTCTTTAGGCGAGCGTCAAGATAGCGTGTTTGCAGCATTCCACGGTAAATTTCCAGTTTTTCTGCTTCTGAAAGAGAAAATCGCAACGATAAACGTGTAAAAGCTGATGTAATAGAGCTTAATAGGTTATCTTTAAAGTTATGGATTATATTTTTAAAGGGCATTTCAGGATAAATATCAGCAAAATCCTTTTCTGAATGTTCTTCAGGTAAAAGAGGAATTATTTCCAAAAGAAACTCACTCTGGATTTTTTCAATACTGCTCAGGGAGCCATCGCTCCGTTTATTCAGTATTTCATCTAATTTAGAAATGAGCGGTGTTACCAGGGGAGGAGAAAGTTGTGCTACAGCGGAGGTGATTTCAGAGCGAATCAATACCATATTTGGTATTGATTTATCAACATCGAATATCTTATCAACATCAGGGGTCAATTCCGTTTCCTTTTTTTAATATATCTAAAATCAACTGTTTGCGCTTTGTAAAATAAAAATAACTTTTAAAAGGGAAATAGTCAATCAGAGCGATTCAGATCAATATATTGAGAATACCGGCGGCGAATAGAAAATCTTGCCATAGCGCATCCGGCGGAGCCTAATTCGGCTTGACATTCCAAAGCAGTGACTGTAATTTAGATTTATAATTGTGATTCGTATATGAAGCCCACAGAAAACGAAATATTAGATGCACTCAAAACTACTGTAAGCGCTTCGGATTTAAATGACAAAATACCTTCACTCAGTGCAGAAAGGTTAAATCAATTTTATGACTCAATATCGAAGCAGCTGATGGAAACTACTGAAGCTGAGGTATTTATTGACGGCGCCAGCGATTCTGACGATAACGGAGGAGTAGGCGTGGTGCTGAAATCAAATGGTAAAGAGTTGGAAAATATATCGCGGTCAGTGGGGAAAAAGACCAATAATGAAGCAGAATATCTTGCAATGATAGCGGGTTTGGAATTAGCGTTAAACAATAACTTTAACACCGTTAAAGTTTATTCCGATAGCGAGTTGCTGGTAAATCAGATAAATGGGAAATATAAAGTTAAGGCAAAAAATCTTCAACCTTTATTCAATCAAGTACTCGATGTTTTGGATGAATTCGAAACATTTAAAGTCAGTTGGATACCGCGTGAGGAAAACAGTAGCGCTGATAACCTGGCAAAACGAGGATCTAAACAATAATATAGTTTAAGCAGAGGAGGCTAACTCCTTGATGAATAGGCCATTATGATAAAAGGCAAAGTACACAAATACGAAAACGACAACATTGACACGGACAGAATAATCCCCGCACGGCACTGTATAACGGTTGATCCCGCTAAACTTGCTGAACATTGTCTCGAGGACCTTGATCCTGAGTTTGTCGGAAAAGTCCAAAAAGGCGATATACTGGTTGCCGGCGAGAATTTCGGTTGCGGGAGTAGCAGGGAGAACGCTCCTCTTGCAATTAAAGGCGCCGGTATTTCCGCCGTAATCGCGAAGAGTTTCGCGCGGATATTTTATCGGAATTCTATTAATATCGGATTACCCATCTTTGAAAGCCCTGAAGCTGTTAATTTTATTAAGACCGATGATACAGTCACTTTAGACGTAAGTACAGGTAAAATTGCTATTGACGGTTCTGATAAAGCGTTTCAAGCAGCTCCATTTCCTGAAATGATGCAGGATATTATCTCTTCGGGCGGTATGGTAAACTATATAAAAAATAAAAGATGATATGTCCTATAGATTATGAGCTTAAAAGAAACAGATATTGTAATACTTGAAGGGGTAAGAACTCCATTCGGAGCTTTTGGCGGAAGTCTGGCAAAGTTATCCGCCACTGAACTGGGTGTAATCGCATCGAAAGGAGCTATTGAGAAATCGGGTGTCTCGCCTGATAAGATTGATAATATCGTCTTCGGAAACGCGCTTCAGACATCTGCCGATGCTATTTACCTTGCCCGCCACGTCGGATTGGGTGCGGGAGTACCTCATTCGACTCCGGCATTGACTGTCAACAGGCTCTGTGGTTCCGGATTTGAGTCTCTGATCCAGGCGGCGCGAACGTTGATGCTTGGTGAGGCGGAATTTGTTCTTGCCGGCGGAGCTGAATCAATGAGTATGACTCCACATTGTTCGTGGGGAGTACGATGGGGATTGCGATTGAAGGATGACAAATTAGTGGATTTACTCTGGGCGGCACTTTATGATCCTGTCGCAAAGCTCTCTATGGCTCAGACAGCAGAAAAACTTGCGGATACACGGAATATTAGCAGACAGGAAGTGGACGAATTTGCGTTACTGAGCCAGCAGAGAACCGCCGTAGCAAAAAAAGAAGGCAAATTTGACGACGAGATTGTTCCTGTGGTAGATAAAAACGGCAATGTATTACTCTCAACCGATGAGCATCCGCGTGCTGATACGTCAATTGACGCACTTTCTAAATTAAAACCGTACTTTAAAGAGGACGGCACTATTACCGCAGGAAACGCATCCGGAATCAGTGACGGGGCGGCGGCAATGGTTCTTACAACAGCTGAAAACGCTGAAAAATCCAGCCTGAAGCCGATCGGAAGATTGGTAAGTTGGGGAATATCAGGCTGTGACCCAACAATTATGGGCATCGGACCCGTTCCGTCTTCAAGAAAAGCGCTTGAGAAGGCTGAGCTTTCGTTGGAGGAGATTGATTTAATCGAACTGAATGAGGCATTTTCCCCGCAATATCTTGCTGTGGAAAAAGAACTGGGACTTGACAGGGATAAAACCAACGTTAACGGCGGAGCTATTGCGATTGGTCATCCACTTGCAGCGACAGGTGCTCGTCTTACAATGACTTTATTATACGAATTACGACGAAGTAATAAGAAAAGAGGGCTTGCCACTGCGTGTATAGGCGGTGGACAGGGCGCAGCCGTTATTGTTGAAACCGTTTAAATTATTAATATTGGATTGAATATATGGCGATAAAGAAAGTTGGAGTGTTGGGGTGCGGACTTATGGGTTCCGGAATTGCCCAGGTATCTGCCCGATCAGGATATGATGTGGTCATTAGAGAAGTAAGTCAGGAATTGCTTGATAAAGGTCTTGGAAACATCGAAAAATTTCTTCAAAAAGGAGTTGATAAAGGGAAAACGAGCGAGTCTGATATGAAGGAAACCCTCTCAAGGATTTCCGGCACAGTTGATATTAGTGATTTGGCTGATTGCGATATTGTTATTGAGGCGATAATAGAGAATATGGAATTGAAGGGTGCGGTGTACAAAGAGCTTAGCGAAGTGTGTAAGCCTGAAACTATATTTGCGAGTAACACATCTTCATTATCCATTACAGAAATGGCTTCATATACGAACAGACCCGATAAAATGGTAGGTATCCATTTCTTCAATCCTGTTCCGCTGATGAAGCTGGTTGAGGTAGCGAGATGCGTTACCACCAGCGATGAGAGTTTCGACAGCGCATTCGATTTTGCCGCTTCGCTCGGGAAGACTCCTGTTAAATGTGGAGATTCCACAGGTTTCATTGTAAATAGATTGCTTGTTCCATATCTTTTGGACGCTGTCCGCCAGCTGGAGAATGGCCTGGCTACCGTAGAAGATATTGACAACGCAATGAAATTAGGAGTTGGATACCCTATGGGACCGTTTACGCTGTTGGATTTTGTGGGAATTGACACAACACTTTATATTGCCGATATTATGTTCGATGAATTTAAGCAGCACAAATATTCAGCACCGCCGCTAATGAGAAGGATGATTCACGCCGGATATTTTGGAAGAAAATCGGGCAAAGGATTTTATGATTACACCGGCGATTCACCGGTTGTAAATGAGTTGGGACTTTAGAATGAGCACAAAATTGAAAGCGCTATTGACAACGGGTGGACGTGGTACGAGACTCAGGCCGTTAACCCATACTAAAAACAAGCATTTGATTCCGATTGCGAACAAACCGATAATTCATTATGCACTCGAATATCTGTCTGAAGCCGGAATCACCGAAGTGGGCATCATTACCAAGGGGGAGGGCTTGGAAATGATCGAGGCTCTTGGCAGCGGAGATAAATGGGGATTGAATCTCACTTATATTCCTCAGGATGAGCCTAAAGGATTGGCCCATGTAGTGAAAGTATCGCAGGATTTCATAGGTGACAGTCCGTTTATATTTTATTTAGGTGATAATATATTAGTTGGGGGAATCGAGAAATTCATAGATGATTTTGAAAAATCGAAATCAAATTGTCATCTTGTTCTTTCAAAAGTAAATGACCCTCAGCGTTTCGGCGTACCCGAGCTAAAAGACAATAAAATTATCGGTGTTGTTGAGAAGCCGGAAAATCCGAAAAGCGATTTCGCCGTTACGGGTATTTACCTGTACGATTCATCTATATTCGAGGCTGTAAATAATATCAAACCTTCGGATAGGGGAGAGTATGAAATATCCGACGCTCATCAGTATCTGCTCGATAACGGAAAGGTTATCAGTTACTCTGAGATAACGGGATGGTGGAAAGATACGGGTAAACCTGAAGACCTTCTCGAGGCTAATCGTCTTGTATTAGAAAAGATTACCAATGTTCATAACTATGGTGATGTAAGTTCAGATTCTGAGCTCGTGGGAAATGTATCCGTGGGGAAAAATACTAAAATCATAAATAGTCGCATTCGCGGACCTGTTATTATAGGCGAGGGCTGTACTATTGAGAATTCGTTTATCGGGCCATATACGTCTATCCATGACGACACTACAATATATGACAGCGCAGTCGAGTTCAGTATTATTCTTCGAAAGTGTTTGATACATGGTATGGAACAGCGTATGGATGGAAGCATAATCGGTGAAGAGGTGGAAATCGTGAGACGAACGGAAAGACCGCTTACCAACAGATTTATGATGGCCGACCACAGCCGAATGGAGATCGTCTCATAACTTAAATGCCGGGTCCGAAGAAAAATAGCAAAACGGACTTCGTTGGTATTGCCGGGAACATCGGCGCCGGAAAAACAACTCTTACAACAATTATCGCTGAACGGTTCAACTGGGAGCCGTATTACGAAACTGTAATTGACAACCCTTACCTTTCGGATTTTTATGGCGATATGCACCGCTGGTCATTTAATCTCCAAGTTTTTTTTCTATCTAACAGATTCAAAACGCACAAAGAAATGGAGGAATTAGGGCGTTCATGCGTACAGGACAGAACCATATATGAAGATGTTGAAATATTTGCGCGTAATCTTCATGAAATGGGGAATATGTCCGATAGAGATTTCGAGAATTACAGTGAACTGTTTTCAATTATTACATCCTACCTTAAAAAGCCAGATCTGATTATTTACCTGAAGGCTTCTACCGATACTCTGCTTTCGCGGATAAAAAGTCGTGGAAGAGATTTCGAAAAGAGTATTAAACCCGAATATCTTCATATGCTGAATATTGCGTATGAACATTGGATAAAAAAGGCTCAAAAAGATTCGAATGTATACATAATTGAATCGGATAATATTAATATATTGAAAGATGAAAAAGCGCTTCAGGAAATACTTGATGCAATCAGGGAATACTGTCCTGAATAAAGGAGTATGCAGCAGTATGAGTTTGTATTTAAGAGCTGGGGTAACTATATTTTTCCGCTGTGTTGAATCGGAGTATGAACCAATTTTAGCGTTTAGTCAGCACAAATGAACATAGCGATTTTCGCATCGGGAAGCGGTTCGAATGCTGAAGCGATAATGAAAGCCCAAAAAGAAGGAAGGCTTTCGGCGAAAATCGGATTAGTGGTTACCAATAAAGCGAAAGCCGGAGTAATTCAAAGAGCAGCTGCTTATAATGCACCATACGTTGTACTAAATAATAAAGATTTTGCGAATGAAGAAGAATATGTTGACTCACTCATTTATGCGCTCGATGAGAAAAATATTGATTTTGTCGTCCTTGCAGGATATCTGCAATTGATACCCGCTCGTTTGGTTGAGAAATTCAGGAATAGAATCACTAATATTCATCCGGCGCTATTACCATCTTTTGGAGGTAAAGGATATTACGGGCATAAAGTTCACGAAGCTGTTTTGGACGCGGGCTGCAAAGTAAGTGGTGTAACCGTTCATATCGTTGACGAGAAATACGACCGTGGGCCGATAATATCTCAAAAGTCTGTCCCCGTGTTTGATGATGACAGCGCAAAGTCGCTGGCAGAGAGGATACTGATTGAAGAACATAAAATATATCCGGCGACTCTACAACTTTTTGCTGAAGGAAGAGTAGAGGTATCAAAAGGAAGAGTCCGGATAATGGATGGTATATGAACGGTGATGTGACCATAAAGAAAGCGCTGTTTAGTCTTTGGGATAAATCAGGCTCTGAGGAATTGGCTTTTGCACTGATAAATAACGGCGCGAAAATAATCGCGAGCGGCGGGACTGCTGAATACTTGAGATCAAAAGGGATTGAATTAGAAGAAGTTGCAGATATAACGGGATACGGCGCAATGCTTGACGGCAGAGTCAAAACCCTGCACCCTAAAATATTTGCCGGGATTCTTGCCGATAGGGAAAACGAAGATCATATCAAACACATTTCCGACGCGGGAATAGACGAGATTGATTTGATAGCGGTAAATTTTTATCCATTTGAAGAATTTGTTAGTTCCGGGGATAAGTCAATATCAGACGCAGTTGAGATGATAGATATTGGCGGTCCGTCAATGCTCAGAGCTTCTGCCAAAAATCATGCATCAGTGGTTGCTGTTTGTGAGGCGGAACAATTCAAGTCATTAAGTGAAGAGTTAAATTCCACTGGTGGCAAAGTCAGCTCTGCGAGCAGGGCGAAATTGGCAAAGGAAGCTTTTGCGTATACTTCAAAGTATGAGTTTGCGATAAGTAATTATTTTCAGCAGAACGGAGATGCCGGTATAAATGTAAAAAATATATCTATGAATAAGATATCTGACTTGAGATATGGCGAAAATCCGCATCAAAATGCGTCATGGTATTCTTCGCCTCAATTTGAAAGCATTGAGATGGATCTACTCCACGGGAAACCTCTTTCGTATAACAACCTTCTTGATGTTGATTCGGCTATTGGTATTCTTTCTGACCTTAAAGATAATGGTGTAGCCATTTTAAAGCATGGGAATCCATGCGGTTGCTCTGAAAAATCAACAATATTAGATTCTTATTTGCGGGCATTAAAGACAGATCCGATTAGCGCTTTCGGAAGTGTAATTGGAATTAAGGGCGTTGTGGACGATCAAACAGCCAAAGCCTTAAATAAAAATTTTGTTGAGTGCATTGTAGCTTCCGGGTATTCACCGGACGCATTTGATATACTGACTAAGAAGAAAAATTTGCGACTTTTGATCGTTGAAAAATTTGACGGACCGGATATGGAAATTAGAGCGCTGAGAATTGGGCTTTTGACACAGGATAGGGATAAAGACGGTTTGGATATTTCGACTGCGAAAGTAGTGACAAAAAGAAAACCGTCGAAAATCGAACTGAAAGCTCTTTCTATTGCTTGGAGGATTGCAAAGCATGTGAAGTCAAACGCAGTTATATATTGCGACGAAGACGGAACATTGGGGATTGGTGCGGGGCAAATGTCACGCGTTGATTCAACGAAACTTGCCGCAATGAAATCGAAAGATGCCGGACTCACATTGGAGGGATCCGTAGCTGCATCTGATGCATTCTTTCCCTTTCGGGACGGATTGGATGTGATTGCTGAAGTTGGAGCGACTGCTGTTGTGCAGCCGGGTGGTTCCATAAGAGATGAAGAAGTAATTGAAGCTGCAGACGAACATAATATGGCTATGATATTTACCGGCTTTAGGCACTTTAGACATTAGAGGAGAATTGAAAAAATAATGGGATTATCATTTTGGAACTATCTATCAGGAGATATGGCTATTGATCTCGGTACTGCCAATACACTTATATATCTCAAAGGTCAGGGCATTATTATAGATGAACCGTCGATCGTCGCAAGAAACAGACAGACCGGCAAAGTCATAGCAGTCGGCTACGATGCTAAGGAAATGCTCGGCAAAACACATCAGGATATTGAAGTTATCAGACCTTTGAAAGATGGAGTTATAGCAAATTTTGAAGTGACGGAAGGAATGCTTCAGGGATTTATTAAAAAGGTAAAGATCAGTCGTATTGCGAGACCAAGAATGGTTATCGGAGTTCCCACAGGAATTACCGAAGTGGAAAAAAGGGCAGTCAAAGACTCGGCTGAACGGGCTAACGCAAGGGAAGTTTTTCTGATAGGTGAGCCTGTGGCGGCGGCTATTGGAATTGGTCTTGAAATCGATAAACCGGTTGGTAATATGATTGTGGATATAGGTGGTGGAACAACTGAGATTGCAGTTATCGCCTTAAATGGAATCGTGACTCATGAGTCTGTTAGAATCGGCGGGGATGAAATGGACGAGGCGATAAGTCAATATTTCAAGCGCGAGCATAATTTGCTTATCGGCGAGCGGACAGCTGAGAATATTAAATGTGAAATCGGTTCAGCTGCTCCGGTTGAAGAGAAAACAATGGCAGTGAAAGGACGCAACTTAATTGCCGGAATTCCAAAAACGATTGAAGTTACTTCCTCCGAGATACGGGAAGCCTTGCGAGATACAGTAGATTTAATCGTGCAAAGCGTTACAGAGTCTTTAGAAAAGACACCACCCGAACTATCCAGTGATATTCTCGACAGAGGAATCATCCTTACAGGCGGAGGCGCGCTGCTGAATGGACTTGACCAACGGTTAAGGGACGAAACAGAACTTCCTGTTAATGTTGCTGAAAACCCTTTGCTGACTGTTGCTTACGGTACCGGCAAAGTTCTTGAAAATATAGAAAAATATAGAAGTGTATTAAGTTAACATCGATGATCATTCCCTGACAAAAGATGCAAACTTTAATATCATTCATTTATAATACCCGCGAATATTTCGTTTTACTCTTCGCCTTACTGATTTCGCTTATTCTTATCTCAAGCAACGATAACATTCAGGTTAGAGCTATGAGGGGAAGCGTCCTTGACTCATTTCATATCATTCAAAAACCGCTCTATTATTTAGCGGATCTAAATGTAGTACGAAAAGACAATAAAAGAATAAGACAGAAAAATATTAAACTCTCGATTCTAATCAGCAACTTAACCGAAGCGAAATTCGAAAATGAGCGGCTAAGAGAATTACTGAATTTTAAGAGTAGCGTGGATAAATATAAACCCGTTACATCGGAAGTTATCGGATTTAGTTCTGAAACTTACGGTAATACAATTTTACTTGATGCCGGTGCAGAAAAGGAGATCAGGATAAATACTCCTGTTGTCAATTCTGAAGGAATTATAGGAAAGGTAATAGATGTTGGAAAACAAACATCCATAGCGCAATTGCTAAATGATCGGAATTTTAGAATTTCAGTTACTATCAACCCTGTGGGCGCTAATGGTATTTTACATGGAGAAAGAGGATTAAGTAATCTGAAGGAAGTTCCAAAAGGTTTGTTGGTAACTGTGGGAGATACTGTGGTCACATCGGGATTCAGTGATATATATCCAGCGGGTCTTATGGTGGGAATTGTGACATATGTTAATGAAAAACCCGAGCACTTTTTTAAAGAAATAAAAGTAGAACCAAGCGCATCAATGTCCAAATTAAAGGAAGTCTTTTTGTTAGTAAAGGCAATTGACCATCAAAAAGATGAGATTTCAGATAATAAATGAAATGGATTAAGTATGGCGGTTTATTTCTACTGGCATTATTAATTGAAGCAAATTTTTCAAAATATTACGCTATAGGTAATTACACGCCTGATTTGTTTGTCATTCTGGTGATTTATATTTCACTGAATGAAGGCAAAATATCAGGCACTATATCCGGGTTTTCGATTGGTTTAATTCAGGATTTTATATTGTCTGTCGGATTTTTAGGTCTCTCATCATTCAGTAAAAGTCTATCAGGATTTTTTGTGGGATTTTTCACCAATTCACGGCGAGCCAGAAAATATCCGGGAATTATGATACCTGCAATTATCGGTATAATGGTGAGCCATCTGTTTTCATCTATGTTTCGCTCTGTTGGTAGTGAAGAAGGGATAATTTCATCGGTATTTCGTCTGAGTCTGCCCTCAGCAATCTATACCTTTATCGTCGCAAATTTTGTGTTAATGATATTGAAATCAGAAAAGGAAGATGAATAAATGTACAAGGCTGATATTTCAGTATCTGATCAGAGAAAATTATTCGCATATTTAGCGGTTATTCTGATATTCGGAGTCTTGTTCTGGAGATTTTACGATCTTCAGGTAAAGCATTACTACTCGTTTCTTGAGAGGTCGGAACGGAACCGTGTTCGGGAAGTGATGATAGAACCGCCGAGAGGTTTGATCTATGATCGGAATGGAATTCTACTTGTAGAAAACAGACCTTCTTATGTCGTATCCGTAATTCCCTGGGAGGCGGAACGAGCGCCTAATGTTTACGAAATGTTATCAGGATATTTAGGTTATGATAAGGAATATCTGCTCACTCGTATAAAAAGAAATATGATAGGTAGGTTTCGCCCCGCAAAAGTAAAACGTTCAATAGACCTGATTACTCTTTCAAGACTTGAAGAACACTCTAATGAAATGCCCGGTGTGGTTTATGGTCTTTTACCTGAACGATATTATCCCACCAGCGCCAGTATGAGCCATATGTTAGGATATATCCGGGAGATAAGCGATGTTGACTTGGCTAATAAACGTATTGACGGCTATGTAAGGGGTGATCTTATAGGAGCGATCGGTTTAGAACGAAAATACGAACAAAAACTAAGAGGTGAGAAAGGATTTGAATATATCCAGGCGGATGCTCTGGGAAGAAATATCGGTAAGATAGAAACCGAGGAATCACGTCCTCCAAAACCGGGAAACGATTTATATCTTTCCATTGATCTTTCGGTTCAGTTAGAGGCGGAAAAATTTATGGAAGGAAAGAAAGGATCAATAATACTCCTTGATCCATCCAATGGAGAAATTATTACTTTTGTAAGCGCCCCAGTATATTCTCTTGATATATTTGCCGGACCGATCTCTCCGGAGGATTGGAATACTCTTCAGAGCGATGATGCTCATCCCCTTTTTAATAGAGCTACTATGAGCACTTACCCGCCGGGTTCGACGTATAAGCTGGTTGCGGCTGTGATGGGTCTTGAAAACGGTATCATAGACATTGAAAGAAAATTTAATTGTCCCGGTTATTTTCGGCTTGGGAGACGAGTATTCAGATGTAACAGGGTATCAGGTCACGGAGACGTAAATATCGTTGACGCCATAGCACAGTCATGTAATGTATTTTTCTATAAGATGATGCTCGAACTTGGATTGGATGCTTGGAGTAAAAGTGGTGAAAATTTGATGTTCGGCAAAAAAACAGGGATTGATATTCCCGAGGAAAGCGTAGGAAAACTGCCAAATAAAGAACTTATGGACAAGAAATACGGTGATGGCAAATGGCAGGAAGGTCATCTGCTTAATTTAGT
This window of the Candidatus Neomarinimicrobiota bacterium genome carries:
- a CDS encoding dehydrogenase E1 component subunit alpha/beta produces the protein MTPDVDKIFDVDKSIPNMVLIRSEITSAVAQLSPPLVTPLISKLDEILNKRSDGSLSSIEKIQSEFLLEIIPLLPEEHSEKDFADIYPEMPFKNIIHNFKDNLLSSITSAFTRLSLRFSLSEAEKLEIYRGMLQTRYLDARLKKFFISGEITAPDGSQFQGKGFRSMGQEAIYAAAIRLKRRQNKNEDSSSVSEPYEGDYVTPMIRDLGIALCMGQKPFDVMATQMGKEAIPTYGKDFHIGDFNKGILPPSAPIGISVSTAVGLAMALSGSDRVVITCNGEGALSSGEWHESANFAAVKKLPVVFIVQNNYTALSTPANEQFSSQQLSEKAKGYGMQAITVDGTDPEAVFAAVTEAADACRRGEGPRLVELICFRVAGHAHHDDMLYFGVEPDQYLEYPDIGENGYIDKEKYDFWKTKDPIKFYKTKLYKEGILDDVTNSQIIEEVSAEIEAAAENVIEAPWPPPEDAGASPFFSEAAETHSEPLKNRNNIIRNLDFDWHSGSDVDFVPSSSGKTFWEAIVEALKEEMTRDSDTFIIGEDVGGKYGNAFLILKSLLGEFGDRMINTPLSESAIIGASVGAALSGKRPIAEIQFNDFIASGFNQLVNNAAKIFYRWGHKVPLTIRMPWGGLRQAGPYHSQNTEAWFYRTPGIKIVCPSTPLEAKGLLKSAIRDDNPVLFYEHIALYRATDIKQELPSEEDDIIIPIGSAHLKRKGKDVTVISYGAYVHKCLSVAETLQEDHGISTMVLDLRSLVPLDKNAILASVVSTGKVVIVTEDSKRGSIGQSVASLIAEEIFEYLDAPIRVLGALDTPVPYSPPLEKEFLVSEKQIVDAVKLLNDY
- a CDS encoding ribonuclease HI family protein, with the translated sequence MKPTENEILDALKTTVSASDLNDKIPSLSAERLNQFYDSISKQLMETTEAEVFIDGASDSDDNGGVGVVLKSNGKELENISRSVGKKTNNEAEYLAMIAGLELALNNNFNTVKVYSDSELLVNQINGKYKVKAKNLQPLFNQVLDVLDEFETFKVSWIPREENSSADNLAKRGSKQ
- a CDS encoding 3-isopropylmalate dehydratase small subunit, which translates into the protein MMIKGKVHKYENDNIDTDRIIPARHCITVDPAKLAEHCLEDLDPEFVGKVQKGDILVAGENFGCGSSRENAPLAIKGAGISAVIAKSFARIFYRNSINIGLPIFESPEAVNFIKTDDTVTLDVSTGKIAIDGSDKAFQAAPFPEMMQDIISSGGMVNYIKNKR
- a CDS encoding acetyl-CoA C-acetyltransferase codes for the protein MSLKETDIVILEGVRTPFGAFGGSLAKLSATELGVIASKGAIEKSGVSPDKIDNIVFGNALQTSADAIYLARHVGLGAGVPHSTPALTVNRLCGSGFESLIQAARTLMLGEAEFVLAGGAESMSMTPHCSWGVRWGLRLKDDKLVDLLWAALYDPVAKLSMAQTAEKLADTRNISRQEVDEFALLSQQRTAVAKKEGKFDDEIVPVVDKNGNVLLSTDEHPRADTSIDALSKLKPYFKEDGTITAGNASGISDGAAAMVLTTAENAEKSSLKPIGRLVSWGISGCDPTIMGIGPVPSSRKALEKAELSLEEIDLIELNEAFSPQYLAVEKELGLDRDKTNVNGGAIAIGHPLAATGARLTMTLLYELRRSNKKRGLATACIGGGQGAAVIVETV
- a CDS encoding 3-hydroxybutyryl-CoA dehydrogenase, which translates into the protein MKKVGVLGCGLMGSGIAQVSARSGYDVVIREVSQELLDKGLGNIEKFLQKGVDKGKTSESDMKETLSRISGTVDISDLADCDIVIEAIIENMELKGAVYKELSEVCKPETIFASNTSSLSITEMASYTNRPDKMVGIHFFNPVPLMKLVEVARCVTTSDESFDSAFDFAASLGKTPVKCGDSTGFIVNRLLVPYLLDAVRQLENGLATVEDIDNAMKLGVGYPMGPFTLLDFVGIDTTLYIADIMFDEFKQHKYSAPPLMRRMIHAGYFGRKSGKGFYDYTGDSPVVNELGL
- a CDS encoding glucose-1-phosphate thymidylyltransferase — its product is MKALLTTGGRGTRLRPLTHTKNKHLIPIANKPIIHYALEYLSEAGITEVGIITKGEGLEMIEALGSGDKWGLNLTYIPQDEPKGLAHVVKVSQDFIGDSPFIFYLGDNILVGGIEKFIDDFEKSKSNCHLVLSKVNDPQRFGVPELKDNKIIGVVEKPENPKSDFAVTGIYLYDSSIFEAVNNIKPSDRGEYEISDAHQYLLDNGKVISYSEITGWWKDTGKPEDLLEANRLVLEKITNVHNYGDVSSDSELVGNVSVGKNTKIINSRIRGPVIIGEGCTIENSFIGPYTSIHDDTTIYDSAVEFSIILRKCLIHGMEQRMDGSIIGEEVEIVRRTERPLTNRFMMADHSRMEIVS
- a CDS encoding deoxynucleoside kinase, whose product is MPGPKKNSKTDFVGIAGNIGAGKTTLTTIIAERFNWEPYYETVIDNPYLSDFYGDMHRWSFNLQVFFLSNRFKTHKEMEELGRSCVQDRTIYEDVEIFARNLHEMGNMSDRDFENYSELFSIITSYLKKPDLIIYLKASTDTLLSRIKSRGRDFEKSIKPEYLHMLNIAYEHWIKKAQKDSNVYIIESDNINILKDEKALQEILDAIREYCPE